One genomic region from Balaenoptera acutorostrata chromosome 1, mBalAcu1.1, whole genome shotgun sequence encodes:
- the TMEM35B gene encoding transmembrane protein 35B isoform X1, with protein sequence MNSSAGELGVGAGGRSPWDDPAGFIMVPAAYALAPGLGLPANVAAMAVFVRHGRRLGQALRLHLLNLALADVLFTLTLLLWLTYYLGPTPWPFPEAACRSAGATYCVSTYAARPRGAHQRVPLRLGAPARPCAAGALPAPRAPPRLASLACAAPSLAAPHALRPKPGGAARCLERGWASAGLAYATVAFFPAAFLLVLAAYVSLARALAAPSGPGPALAPAGPNRHAARTMVLGHLLVFALCLAPYHLLLVPWVAGQEGTVGHLHA encoded by the coding sequence ATGAACAGTAGCGCTGGGGAGCTGGGTGTTGGTGCTGGCGGCCGCAGCCCCTGGGACGACCCTGCTGGCTTCATCATGGTGCCCGCAGCCTACGCCTTGGCTCCGGGCCTGGGGCTGCCGGCCAACGTGGCGGCCATGGCAGTGTTCGTCCGCCATGGCAGGCGCCTGGGCCAGGCCCTGCGTCTCCACCTGCTCAACCTGGCCCTGGCCGACGTGCTCTTCACGCTCACGCTGCTGCTGTGGCTCACCTACTACCTAGGCCCGACCCCCTGGCCCTTCCCGGAGGCTGCCTGCCGCTCGGCCGGGGCCACCTACTGCGTGTCCACCTACGCAGCACGGCCTCGCGGCGCTCACCAGCGTGTGCCGCTGCGGCTCGGTGCGCCCGCCCGGCCCTGCGCCGCTGGGGCCCTGCCCGCGCCACGTGCGCCGCCGCGGCTGGCCAGCCTGGCCTGCGCCGCACCCTCGCTGGCCGCCCCGCATGCGCTGCGCCCCAAGCCGGGCGGCGCCGCTCGCTGCCTGGAGCGCGGCTGGGCTAGCGCGGGCCTGGCCTACGCCACCGTGGCCTTCTTCCCCGCCGCCTTCCTGCTGGTGCTCGCGGCCTATGTGAGCTTGGCGCGGGCGCTCGCGGCGCCCTCGGGCCCGGGGCCGGCCCTGGCCCCAGCCGGTCCAAACCGGCACGCGGCCAGGACCATGGTGCTCGGGCACCTGTTGGTCTTTGCCCTCTGCCTGGCGCCCTACCACCTGCTGCTGGTGCCCTGGGTGGCCGGGCAGGAGGGCACCGTGGGCCACCTCCATGCTTGA